A stretch of Lactuca sativa cultivar Salinas chromosome 6, Lsat_Salinas_v11, whole genome shotgun sequence DNA encodes these proteins:
- the LOC111918131 gene encoding uncharacterized protein LOC111918131 gives MEEINHFSHKNHPLKLINSETIVGSSFDGGDKKPQVIGCYACEKPISSGFAYACLQCRYFLHKSCALLPPTINDPSLYHHPLTLTDLKHIKPRSWFCNMCGIQKKPSGFAYTSVEQHNTLFKFIACIDCCVVEIARRAEADAIKEEAKIKVQHEGHPKHTLTLQLRPASFLCDACNAKDEGLFYECDTCDFWIHKSCVSLAPTIILPHHPNHPLVLVYSLPEKFFNFLYYCEICNKYIRRNLWLYQCANCRYFVHIKCALNAVDQPSTLRDSASASIDDEEVDNFLHFPMLEAFTDPLKLVLFEKTAQYNDDDDDKTKINHWCHQHPLTLNVESQPNNMCCSSHPIEVCFGCVRPLSLPYYTCKDGCNSFSLHKYCAELPLKLQHPLHPDHSLALINTNRLLSLINTRGHGKYNQCNGCGSFCNTFLYKCETCEFKLDVSCAFLPNTIKHKSHKHPLIQVIDPVPVCNACNMWSDYISYACNACNFILDMYCAMRVPRSLGHRYCKGHEIPLTYPPVMDHPEDFFCDICEMEMHPKFPLYYCHKCKNSFHLHCISRIDLYANIFHEGTFNVPYHKHPLTFVRRKKTPKYICSNCNQDINGSLILECRSKVCNFNICLECAYNKVMGP, from the exons GCTTGCCTCCAATGTCGCtactttctccataaatcatgcGCACTACTCCCCCCTACTATCAACGACCCTTCCTTATATCATCACCCTCTAACACTTACTGATTTGAAACATATAAAACCCAGATCTTGGTTTTGTAACATGTGTGGGATTCAAAAGAAACCTAGTGGATTTGCATATACATCTGTTGAGCAGCATAACACTTTATTTAAGTTTATAGCTTGCATTGATTGTTGTGTTGTTGAGATTGCTCGCAGGGCTGAAGCAGATGCTATCAAGGAGGAGGCAAAGATAAAGGTTCAACATGAAGGCCATCCAAAACACACTTTAACCCTCCAGTTAAGACCTGCTTCATTCCTGTGTGATGCTTGCAATGCTAAGGATGAAGGCTTATTCTATgagtgtgacacttgtgacttCTGGATACATAAGTCTTGTGTTTCCTTAGCCCCTACCATCATACTACCCCATCACCCTAATCACCCACTTGTTCTCGTCTATTCACTTCCTGAAAAATTCTTTAATTTCTTGTATTACTGTGAAATTTGCAACAAATACATCCGGAGGAATTTGTGGTTGTATCAATGTGCAAATTGTAGATATTTTGTCCATATCAAGTGCGCCTTAAATGCAGTAGACCAGCCTTCTACTCTAAG GGATAGCGCAAGTGCTTCTATTGATGATGAAGAAGTAGATAATTTTCTGCATTTTCCCATGTTAGAGGCATTTACAGATCCATTGAAACTGGTACTTTTTGAAAAGACAGCTCaatataatgatgatgatgatgataaaacTAAGATCAACCATTGGTGTCATCAACATCCATTAACCCTTAATGTTGAATCCCAACCTAACAACATGTGTTGTAGTAGTCATCCAATTGAGGTATGTTTTGGGTGTGTACGACCCCTCTCCCTTCCATACTATACTTGCAAAGATGGATGTAATTCATTCTCTCTCCACAAATATTGTGCCGAGTTACCACTCAAATTACAACATCCACTTCACCCGGATCATTCACTTGCCTTGATAAACACAAATCGTTTGCTTTCCTTGATAAACACAAGAGGACATGGTAAGTACAATCAATGCAATGGTTGTGGGAGCTTTTGCAACACGTTTTTGTACAAATGTGAAACTTGTGAGTTCAAACTTGATGTTAGCTGTGCATTTCTACCCAACACCATCAAACATAAATCCCACAAACATCCACTTATCCAAGTTATCGATCCTGTACCTGTTTGTAATGCTTGCAACATGTGGTCTGATTATATCAGTTATGCTTGTAATGCTTGCAACTTCATATTAGACATGTATTGTGCAATGAGGGTGCCACGTTCCCTTGGTCATAGGTATTGCAAAGGACATGAAATTCCATTGACGTATCCTCCGGTCATGGATCATCCGGAAGATTTCTTTTGTGACATTTGTGAGATGGAAATGCACCCTAAGTTCCCCCTCTATTATTGTCACAAATGCAAAAATTCTTTTCACCTTCATTGCATTAGTCGAATCGATCTTTATGCAAACATTTTCCATGAGGGCACCTTCAATGTTCCCTATCATAAACATCCGTTAACATTTGTACGGAGAAAGAAAACGCCCAAGTATATATGTTCTAACTGTAATCAAGATATTAATGGTAGTTTGATCCTAGAATGTCGGAGTAAAGTCTGTAATTTCAATATATGCTTGGAATGTGCTTATAATAAGGTAATGGGTCCTTAA